The window CGGCTGAGTTCCGCCAGCGCCGCGAGGAACGCGCTCGTCTCCTCTTCCGTACCGGCCGACACGCGCACCGTGCCGGGGAGCCCGACATCGCGGATGAGGATGTCGCGCTCGAGCATCCCCTCGAAGATTGCGCGCGGGTCGTCCACGCCACCGATGAGCACGAAGTTCGCCTCGCTCGGATAGGGCGCGTAGCCGAGCGCCGTCACCTCCTCGACGATGCGGTCGCGCTGCACACGGATCGCCTCGACCTGACCGAGCATGACGTCGGCACAGTCGAGCGCAGCCCCCGCGGCCGCCTGGGTGAGTGCGGACAAGTGATAGGGCAGTCGAACGAGGCGCACCGCGTCGGCCACGACGGGCGCCGCCGCGAAGTACCCGACCCGTACGCCCGCGAACGCGAACGCCTTGCTCATGGTGCGGGAGACGACGAGGCGTTCGCGTCCCGGCAGCAGTTCGAGTGCGCTGGGCTCGCCGTCGTGCCGGAATTCCGCGTAGGCCTCGTCGACGATGAGCACGCCCGTCGTCGCCGCGTAGGCGGCCTCGATGGTCTCGAGCGACATGCCGGTCCCCGTGGGGTTGTTCGGCGTGCAGAGGATGGTCACGTCGGGCTGTTCGCGCTCGATCGCCTCGCGTGCGAGTTCCGGTGTCACGGCGAAGCGGTCGTCGCGGGACGCGGTGACGAATTCGCTCCCGACACCGCGCGTGAGGAGCGGATACATCGAATAGCTGGGCGAGAAGCTCAGCACGCGTCGCCCGGGCCCCGCGAACACCTGCAGCAATTGCTGCATGATCTCGTTCGAGCCGTTCGCCGCCCACAGCTGATCGGGTGTCAGATCGTGGCCGAGATAGGAGGCGAGCTTCTCGCGGAGTGCCGTGAACTCGCGGTCCGGGTACCGATTGAGCCCGGGCAGCTCCCGCGCGATGGCCTCGACGATCCGGTGGGCGACGACCTCGGGCACGTGGTACGGGTTCTCGTTCACGTTGATGGCGACGCGCACAGGCTGCTGTGGGGCGCCGTACGGACTGAGGCCGCGGAGGTCGTCACGGATGGGGAGATCGTCGAGCTGGGTCACCCCACCATGCTAGAGCGCCGTCGTGCGGCGGCGCGTACCGCCGGAGGACGGACACCTCCACGGTGCGCGTCGTCGCGCTCCGATCGATGTCTCGCGCTCAGACCCAGGTGGGAAGCGCGAGACGCTGACCGGGCTCGATCTGCGCGCCCTGCAGCCCGTTCAGCGTGCTGATCTCGGCGACGACGTCGCGGACGTCACGATCGTCGGCGATGGTGCTCGCGATGTCCCAGAGGGACTGACCGGGCTGAACCGTGACATAGGTGAAGTCGGTGGTGGCCTCAACGT is drawn from Pseudoclavibacter chungangensis and contains these coding sequences:
- a CDS encoding histidinol-phosphate transaminase encodes the protein MTQLDDLPIRDDLRGLSPYGAPQQPVRVAINVNENPYHVPEVVAHRIVEAIARELPGLNRYPDREFTALREKLASYLGHDLTPDQLWAANGSNEIMQQLLQVFAGPGRRVLSFSPSYSMYPLLTRGVGSEFVTASRDDRFAVTPELAREAIEREQPDVTILCTPNNPTGTGMSLETIEAAYAATTGVLIVDEAYAEFRHDGEPSALELLPGRERLVVSRTMSKAFAFAGVRVGYFAAAPVVADAVRLVRLPYHLSALTQAAAGAALDCADVMLGQVEAIRVQRDRIVEEVTALGYAPYPSEANFVLIGGVDDPRAIFEGMLERDILIRDVGLPGTVRVSAGTEEETSAFLAALAELSRPATA